A single region of the Triticum dicoccoides isolate Atlit2015 ecotype Zavitan chromosome 2B, WEW_v2.0, whole genome shotgun sequence genome encodes:
- the LOC119363924 gene encoding cytochrome c oxidase subunit 2-like: MILRSLSCRFLTIALCDAAEPCQLGSQDAATPMMQGIIDLHHDIFFFLILILVFVSRMLVRALWHFNEQTNPIPQRIVHGTTIEIIRTIFPSVILLFIAIPSFALLYSMDGVLVDPAITIKAIGHQWYRTYEYSDYNSSDEQSLTFDSYTIPEDDPELGQSRLLEVDNRVVVPAKTHLRMIVTPADVPHSWVVPSSCVKCDAVPGRSNLTSISVQREGVYYGQCSEIRGTNHAFTPIVI, translated from the exons ATGATTCTTCGTTCATTATCATGTCGATTCCTCACAATCGCTCTTTGTGATGCTGCGGAACCATGCCAATTAGGATCTCAAGACGCAGCAACACCTATGATGCAAGGAATCATTGACTTACATCACGATATCTTTTTCTTCCTCATTCTTATTTTGGTTTTCGTATCACGGATGTTGGTTCGCGCTTTATGGCATTTCAACGAGCAAACTAATCCAATCCCACAAAGGATTGTTCATGGAACTACTATCGAAATTATTCGGACCATATTTCCAAGTGTCATTCTTTTGTTCATTGCTATACCATCGTTTGCTCTGTTATACTCAATGGATGGGGTATTAGTAGATCCAGCCATTACTATCAAAGCTATTGGACATCAATGGTATCGGA CTTATGAGTATTCGGACTATAACAGTTCCGATGAACAGTCACTCACTTTTGACAGTTATACGATTCCAGAAGATGATCCAGAATTGGGTCAATCACGTTTATTAGAAGTTGACAATAGAGTGGTTGTACCAGCCAAAACTCATCTACGTATGATTGTAACACCCGCTGATGTACCTCATAGTTGGGTTGTACCTTCCTCATGTGTCAAATGTGATGCTGTACCTGGTCGTTCAAATCTTACCTCCATCTCGGTACAACGAGAAGGAGTTTACTATGGTCAGTGCAGTGAGATTCGTGGAACTAATCATGCCTTTACACCTATCGTCATATAA
- the LOC119360909 gene encoding ATP synthase subunit alpha, mitochondrial-like, producing MEFSPRAAELTTLLESRMTNFYTNFQVDEIGRVVSVGDGIARVYGLNEIQAGEMVEFASGVKGIALNLENENVGIVVFGSDTAIKEGDLVKRTGSIVDVPAGKAMLGRVVDALGVPIDGKGALSYHERRRVEVKAPGIIERKSVHEPMQTGLKAVDSLVPIGRGQRELIIGDRQTGKTAIAIDTILNQKQMNSRGTNESETLYCVYVVIGQKRSTVAQLVQILSEANALEYSILVAATASDLAPLQFLAPYSGCAMGEYFRDNGMHTLIIYDDLSKQAVAYRQMSLLLRRPPGREAFSGDVFYLHSSLLERAAKRSDQTGAGSSTALPVIETQAGDVSAYIPTNVISITDGQICLEIELFYRGIRPAINVGLSVSRVGSAAQLKAMKQVCGSSKLELAQYREVAAFAQFGSDLDAATQALLNRGARLTEVPKQPQYDPLPIEKQIVVIYAAVNGFYDRMPLDRISQYEKAILSTINPELQKSFFFRFLFKATANFFWPGSVLLIGLIFFISFSCSTVEAAGPPDWMTGNPDKALLRTTERQILKVKDGIDNLAAQAVAKGNQFDMKLPGSTLEEQTENIRSILEWDLDGIELSQRPRQIEKYLNQINNTNSSFWLLVVDHLTKLFP from the coding sequence ATGGAATTCTCACCCAGAGCTGCGGAACTCACGACTCTATTAGAAAGTAGAATGACCAACTTTTACACGAATTTTCAAGTGGATGAGATCGGTCGAGTGGTCTCAGTTGGAGATGGGATTGCACGTGTTTATGGATTGAACGAGATTCAAGCAGGAGAAATGGTGGAATTTGCCAGCGGTGTGAAAGGAATCGCCTTAAATCTTGAGAATGAGAATGTAGGTATTGTTGTCTTTGGTAGTGATACCGCTATTAAAGAAGGAGATCTTGTCAAGCGCACTGGATCTATTGTGGATGTTCCTGCGGGAAAGGCCATGTTAGGCCGTGTAGTCGACGCCTTGGGAGTACCTATTGATGGAAAAGGGGCTCTAAGCTATCACGAACGAAGACGTGTCGAAGTGAAAGCCCCAGGGATTATTGAACGTAAATCTGTGCACGAACCCATGCAAACAGGCTTAAAAGCAGTGGATAGCCTGGTTCCTATAGGCCGTGGTCAACGAGAACTTATAATCGGGGACAGACAAACTGGAAAAACTGCAATAGCTATCGATACTATATTAAACCAAAAGCAAATGAACTCAAGGGGCACAAATGAGAGTGAGACATTGTATTGTGTCTATGTTGTGATTGGACAAAAACGCTCGACTGTGGCACAATTAGTTCAAATTCTTTCAGAAGCGAATGCTTTGGAATATTCCATTCTTGTAGCAGCCACCGCTTCGGATCTTGCTCCTCTGCAATTTCTGGCCCCATATTCAGGGTGTGCCATGGGGGAATATTTCCGCGATAATGGAATGCACACATTAATTATATATGATGATCTAAGTAAACAGGCGGTGGCATATCGACAAATGTCATTATTGTTACGCCGACCACCAGGCCGTGAGGCTTTCTCAGGGGATGTTTTCTATTTACATTCCAGTCTCTTAGAAAGAGCCGCTAAACGATCGGACCAGACAGGTGCAGGTAGCTCGACTGCGTTACCCGTGATTGAAACACAAGCTGGAGACGTATCGGCCTATATCCCCACCAATGTGATCTCCATTACAGATGGACAAATCTGTTTGGAAATAGAGCTCTTTTATCGCGGAATTAGACCAGCTATTAACGTTGGCTTATCCGTTAGTCGCGTCGGGTCTGCCGCTCAGTTGAAAGCTATGAAACAAGTCTGCGGTAGTTCAAAACTGGAATTGGCACAATATCGCGAAGTGGCCGCCTTCGCTCAATTTGGGTCAGACCTTGATGCTGCGACTCAGGCATTACTCAATAGAGGTGCAAGGCTTACAGAAGTGCCCAAACAACCACAATATGATCCACTTCCAATTGAAAAACAAATTGTTGTGATTTATGCTGCTGTCAACGGCTTCTATGATCGAATGCCACTAGACAGAATTTCTCAATATGAAAAAGCCATTCTAAGTACTATTAATCCAGAATTACAAAAATCCTTCTTCTTTCGGTTCCTTTTCAAAGCTACCGCTAATTTCTTCTGGCCTGGAAGCGTTTTGCTTATAGGTCTTATTTTTTTTATCTCGTTTTCATGCTCAACGGTCGAGGCAGCGGGACCCCCTGATTGGATGACGGGGAATCCTGACAAGGCCCTACTCCGGACCACCGAGAGACAGATTCTAAAGGTAAAAGATGGAATTGACAACCTTGCGGCACAAGCTGTGGCAAAAGGGAACCAATTTGATATGAAATTACCCGGGTCGACCCTTGAAGAACAAACGGAAAACATCCGATCTATCTTGGAATGGGATCTCGATGGTATCGAACTATCTCAACGACCGCGACAGATTGAGAAGTATCTAAATCAGATCAATAATACCAATAGCAGCTTCTGGCTACTGGTAGTTGATCACCTAACCAAACTTTTCCCATAA